The following coding sequences are from one Cryptococcus deuterogattii R265 chromosome 1, complete sequence window:
- a CDS encoding gluconokinase, which translates to MSSKPQQELAVPSHLPAPVLIIVMGPASCGKSTVGQDVADHFQIPFIDGDSLHPKSNIAKMSSGTPLTDEDRLPWLALIRSTAERVCKEQSDKVEEKTRSVEDGGLGRAGVVIACSALKKWYRDILRGTVKADPPPAEDLNELHPDDAEHPATSSLKTYFVYCYGTPELLKQRIAARKGHFFGQQMLDSQLAVLEDPSGEDDVTVADIDGTREEVGERAVSGMKKLLGIN; encoded by the exons ATGTCTTCCAAGCCTCAACAAGAATTGGCGGTGCCCTCGCACTTGCCTGCCCCGGTTCTTATCATCGTCATG GGTCCTGCATCATG CGGTAAATCCACTGTCGGCCAAGACGTCGCCGACCATTTCCAAATCCCATTTATCGACGGCGACTCTCTTCACCCCAAATCAAACATCGCCAAAATGTCCTCTGGTACGCCTCTGACAGACGAAGACCGTCTCCCTTGGCTTGCGCTTATCCGTTCGACGGCCGAAAGGGTGTGTAAAGAGCAGTCGGAcaaggttgaagagaaaACCAGAAGtgtggaggatggtgggTTGGGCAGGGCGGGAGTGGTGATTGCCTGTTcggctttgaagaagtggtATAGGGACATATTGCGAGGGACCGTTAAGGCTGATCCGCCCCCTGCTGAGGATCTT AATGAGTTGCATCCAGACGATGCGGAACACCCAGCGACCTCATCCCTCAAGACCTACTTTGTCTACTGCTACGGTACCCCCGAACTCCTCAAGCAACGTATTGCCGCTCGAAAGGGCCACTTTTTCGGACAACAGATGCTTGATAGCCAGCTTGCAGTATTGGAAGATCCGTctggtgaggatgatgtgaCTGTGGCGGACATAGATGGGACAAGGGAGGAAGTTGGGGAGCGGGCGGTCAgtggaatgaagaagcttcttGGGATAAACTAG